A region of Campylobacter suis DNA encodes the following proteins:
- a CDS encoding STT3 domain-containing protein yields the protein MKSEKFIDKQTGVFILIAFIFSVVARLYWISWASGIEQFLHNGELMISTNDGYAFAEGARDMLAGFHQENDLSYYGMPLSTLTTWVVKFLGVSIESAMLYMSVFFSSLVVIPVVLIAAQYSLPKAGFAAALLAGVANSYYNRTMAGYYDTDMLIITLAVFVVWGAIRVVQKGDISSLIIAPLAVFVYMWWYASAFSLLSVTIALLVLYTLIFERKKPLNYALISLMLIAISNIALELKFALILAIYLLFLLKPALLNLKISLAVLVAAFVIFAVGGGLNPIIFQLKFYIFRDVSELGGLSFKFFNVNQTIQESGIVDIVLFCERISGSVPVFIISLIGVVLLSFKFRSFVLSFGMLLLGFLALKGGLRFTIYAVPVMALGFGYALVFVLDRLKLSSKFYNSAFALINLLALYPVCLHIYNYKISPVFYQKEVKILEQLKQKADREDYVLAWWDYGYPIRYYSDVKTLIDGGKHLGRDNYAVGFALASPLVSSANMARMEVEYTERGFREKFSENLSQMMEDANTSDVDKFIASLSDKSLALPAKSREIYYYLPDRMMSIFPTILQFSRLDLKTGQRWAEPLFFATNYFQQNSDGIMLASGVSVANDMKSIKIGSSTININTFFETKYNDKNELEVNSFSIDESSKIYLIFMRDYGRFLVLDEEMFNSAFIQLFVLERFDDSLFEPVILEREAKIYKLKR from the coding sequence ATGAAAAGTGAAAAATTTATAGATAAACAGACGGGAGTATTTATCCTTATCGCCTTTATTTTTAGTGTTGTGGCAAGGCTTTATTGGATTAGCTGGGCGAGTGGGATAGAGCAGTTTTTACACAATGGCGAGCTGATGATAAGCACAAACGATGGCTACGCATTTGCTGAGGGCGCGCGTGATATGTTGGCTGGCTTTCATCAAGAAAACGACCTTAGTTACTATGGTATGCCACTGTCCACACTCACGACTTGGGTTGTAAAATTCCTTGGAGTTAGCATAGAGAGCGCTATGCTTTATATGAGCGTATTTTTCTCTTCACTTGTTGTTATCCCTGTTGTGCTTATCGCAGCACAATACTCTTTGCCAAAGGCTGGATTTGCCGCAGCACTGCTTGCGGGTGTAGCAAATAGCTACTATAACCGCACGATGGCAGGATATTATGATACAGATATGCTTATCATTACTCTTGCTGTTTTTGTTGTGTGGGGAGCGATAAGGGTTGTGCAAAAAGGAGATATTTCAAGTCTTATCATAGCGCCTTTAGCGGTATTTGTTTATATGTGGTGGTATGCCAGCGCATTTTCACTTCTTAGCGTAACGATAGCTCTTTTAGTGCTTTATACGCTTATTTTTGAGCGTAAAAAACCCCTAAACTATGCACTTATATCGCTTATGTTAATTGCTATTAGCAACATAGCTTTGGAGCTAAAATTTGCTCTTATTTTGGCTATTTATTTGCTTTTTTTGCTAAAACCAGCACTTTTAAATCTTAAAATTTCTCTTGCTGTTTTGGTTGCTGCTTTTGTGATTTTTGCAGTTGGTGGCGGACTAAATCCAATTATCTTTCAGCTAAAATTTTACATTTTTAGAGATGTTAGTGAGCTTGGCGGACTTAGCTTTAAATTTTTTAATGTCAATCAAACTATTCAAGAGTCTGGTATCGTTGATATTGTGCTATTTTGCGAACGCATAAGTGGCAGCGTGCCTGTTTTTATCATCTCGCTGATAGGTGTAGTGCTTTTAAGCTTTAAATTTCGCTCGTTTGTGCTATCTTTTGGAATGCTTTTACTTGGATTTTTAGCACTTAAAGGTGGGCTTAGATTTACCATTTATGCAGTGCCAGTGATGGCTCTTGGCTTTGGATACGCTTTAGTTTTTGTTCTTGATAGACTAAAGCTTAGCTCAAAATTTTATAATAGTGCTTTTGCTTTGATAAATTTACTTGCACTTTATCCAGTTTGCTTGCATATTTATAACTACAAAATTTCTCCAGTTTTTTACCAAAAAGAGGTTAAAATTTTAGAACAACTAAAGCAAAAAGCCGATCGTGAAGACTATGTGCTTGCTTGGTGGGACTACGGCTATCCGATACGATATTATAGCGATGTAAAGACGCTTATTGATGGTGGAAAGCACCTTGGTAGGGATAATTATGCTGTTGGTTTTGCTTTGGCTAGCCCGCTTGTATCTTCGGCGAATATGGCTCGTATGGAGGTTGAATACACTGAGCGAGGTTTTAGAGAGAAATTTAGTGAAAATTTAAGCCAGATGATGGAAGATGCAAATACAAGCGATGTTGATAAATTTATAGCTAGTTTGAGTGATAAATCTCTTGCTTTGCCAGCAAAAAGTAGAGAAATTTATTATTATTTACCTGATCGAATGATGAGTATCTTTCCTACCATCTTGCAGTTTAGTAGACTTGATTTAAAAACTGGTCAAAGATGGGCTGAGCCCTTGTTTTTTGCGACTAATTATTTTCAACAAAATAGCGATGGTATAATGCTTGCAAGCGGTGTAAGTGTGGCAAATGATATGAAAAGTATAAAGATTGGTAGTTCAACGATTAACATAAATACTTTTTTTGAAACCAAATATAATGACAAAAATGAGCTTGAGGTAAACTCCTTTTCTATCGATGAAAGCTCAAAAATTTATCTGATATTTATGCGTGATTATGGTCGTTTTTTGGTGCTTGATGAGGAGATGTTTAATAGTGCTTTTATCCAGCTTTTTGTGCTTGAGCGCTTTGATGATAGCCTTTTTGAGCCAGTAATTTTAGAGCGTGAAGCAAAAATTTATAAGCTAAAAAGGTAA
- a CDS encoding glycosyltransferase family 4 protein, producing the protein MARIGFLSHADMSIYFFRSPIMRALQELGHEVFAICPDGEFAKRLKSEFNVVTYELDRASLNPLVVLKNSQKLSLVLKNLNLDLLQTSAHKSNVFGTFAAKKAGIKRVINLVEGLGSFYIDDDLKTKLVRFGIEILYKKALGLSDGCVFVNDSDPNYFESKGLIKKEKIFKIKSVGVNTDKFDPDAVTSANLGEKKIVLMIARAMWHKGVREFYEAAQILKDRTDCEFVYVGESFDGNSSTADIKFLTSGNVLYLGARDDVAGLLKASYMLVLPSYKEGFPRTILEAMSMAKAVVASDVTGCNEAVLSGVNGLLCKVADAKSLAEKIQSLLDDEILAKRLGENGRQMVLEQFDERIIAEKYIELYRKFIDV; encoded by the coding sequence ATGGCTAGGATAGGCTTTTTATCTCACGCTGATATGAGCATTTATTTTTTCAGAAGCCCCATAATGAGAGCCTTGCAAGAGCTAGGGCATGAAGTATTTGCGATATGTCCTGATGGTGAGTTTGCAAAAAGGCTAAAATCTGAGTTTAATGTCGTTACTTACGAGCTTGATAGAGCCAGTCTAAACCCGCTTGTCGTGCTAAAAAACAGCCAAAAACTTAGCCTTGTCCTAAAAAACTTAAACCTAGACTTGCTTCAAACATCGGCTCATAAATCAAACGTATTTGGCACATTTGCCGCCAAAAAAGCGGGGATAAAACGCGTGATAAATTTAGTCGAGGGGCTTGGAAGCTTTTATATAGATGATGATTTAAAGACTAAACTTGTGCGTTTTGGCATAGAAATTTTGTATAAAAAAGCCCTTGGTTTAAGCGATGGTTGCGTGTTTGTAAATGATAGTGATCCAAACTATTTTGAAAGCAAAGGCTTAATAAAAAAAGAGAAAATTTTTAAGATAAAAAGCGTTGGCGTAAATACCGATAAATTCGATCCAGACGCGGTAACATCAGCAAATTTAGGCGAGAAAAAGATAGTTTTGATGATAGCTCGTGCGATGTGGCATAAGGGCGTGCGTGAGTTTTATGAAGCGGCGCAAATTTTAAAAGATCGCACGGACTGTGAGTTTGTCTATGTTGGCGAGAGTTTTGATGGCAACAGCTCAACAGCTGATATAAAATTTCTAACAAGTGGTAATGTCCTCTACCTTGGCGCAAGAGATGATGTAGCCGGGCTTTTAAAGGCTAGTTATATGCTGGTTTTACCAAGCTATAAAGAGGGCTTTCCAAGGACGATTTTAGAGGCTATGAGTATGGCAAAAGCGGTCGTAGCAAGCGATGTTACAGGCTGTAATGAAGCTGTTTTAAGCGGCGTAAATGGACTTTTGTGTAAGGTTGCAGATGCAAAAAGCTTGGCTGAAAAAATACAAAGCCTGCTTGATGATGAAATTTTAGCTAAAAGACTTGGAGAAAACGGCAGACAGATGGTTTTAGAACAGTTTGATGAGCGAATAATAGCAGAAAAATATATTGAACTTTATAGGAAATTTATCGATGTATAG
- a CDS encoding sugar transferase: MYRAFFKRFLDFFGALLLISLTLPIMIILWILIRFKLKTDPIFTQNRPGLHGKIFKIYKFKSMSDERDENGELLADELRLGEFGKKLRSLSLDELPQLFNVLKGDMSFIGPRPLLPEYLSLYSAEQAKRHDVRPGITGLAQVNGRNAISWAKKFEYDTEYAKNLSLKMDVKIALLTIKKVIKKDGVSKDGMVTTEKFNGFN, from the coding sequence ATGTATAGGGCGTTTTTTAAGCGATTTTTAGATTTTTTTGGTGCGTTGTTATTAATAAGCCTAACATTGCCTATTATGATAATTCTTTGGATTTTGATAAGGTTTAAGCTGAAAACTGATCCGATTTTTACGCAAAATAGACCTGGACTTCACGGCAAAATCTTTAAAATTTATAAGTTTAAATCAATGAGCGATGAGCGTGATGAAAACGGCGAACTTTTGGCTGATGAGCTAAGGCTTGGCGAGTTTGGTAAAAAGCTTCGCAGTCTTAGCCTTGATGAGCTTCCACAGCTTTTTAATGTGTTAAAAGGCGACATGAGCTTCATAGGTCCAAGACCACTTTTGCCTGAGTATCTGTCGCTTTACAGTGCTGAGCAAGCCAAACGCCATGATGTAAGACCCGGCATTACTGGACTTGCACAGGTAAATGGCAGAAACGCGATAAGCTGGGCTAAGAAATTTGAATACGACACCGAATATGCTAAAAATTTAAGCCTAAAAATGGATGTTAAAATCGCACTTCTTACCATAAAAAAGGTCATCAAAAAAGATGGCGTTAGTAAAGACGGCATGGTAACGACTGAGAAATTTAACGGATTTAACTAG
- a CDS encoding acetyltransferase translates to MSKIYIYGSSGHGLVVADIAKNLGYSEIVFLDDKSDMKFSQELPKADIFIAVGDNKTREILQKKVESAGFNVVSLVHKSAVLSPSTVIERGVVIMPNAVINAKAVIKRGAIINTGAIIEHECVVGEFAHISPNTAIAGNVKVGSRTHIGIGSSVIQGISIGKDCTIGAGSVVVRDLPDTITAYGVPARVKR, encoded by the coding sequence ATGAGTAAAATTTACATTTACGGCTCTAGCGGACATGGGCTTGTGGTGGCTGATATCGCCAAAAATTTGGGGTATAGCGAGATAGTTTTTTTAGATGATAAAAGCGATATGAAGTTTAGCCAAGAACTGCCAAAAGCTGATATATTTATCGCTGTCGGAGATAATAAAACTCGTGAAATTTTACAAAAGAAGGTTGAAAGTGCTGGATTTAACGTGGTTAGTTTGGTTCATAAAAGTGCGGTTTTAAGTCCAAGTACCGTGATAGAACGCGGAGTGGTTATCATGCCAAATGCCGTGATAAACGCAAAAGCCGTGATAAAACGCGGTGCTATCATCAATACTGGTGCGATCATTGAGCATGAGTGTGTGGTGGGTGAGTTTGCTCATATCAGCCCAAACACAGCCATTGCTGGAAATGTAAAAGTAGGATCCAGAACGCACATCGGTATCGGTTCAAGTGTTATTCAAGGAATAAGTATCGGCAAGGACTGCACTATCGGTGCTGGCAGTGTAGTTGTGCGAGATTTACCAGATACCATAACGGCGTATGGAGTGCCAGCTAGAGTTAAGAGATAG
- a CDS encoding transcriptional regulator: MAYHLDIDVATLYNWRKNKPNLYRIVMLGFKFDEAIQQSKSNYEELSKIDDIIKEDIAKKS, from the coding sequence ATGGCGTATCATCTTGATATAGATGTCGCTACACTTTATAACTGGCGTAAAAACAAGCCAAATTTATATCGTATCGTAATGCTTGGGTTTAAATTTGATGAAGCCATACAACAGAGCAAATCAAACTACGAAGAACTATCAAAAATCGATGATATCATAAAAGAAGATATCGCTAAAAAGTCCTAA
- the pglE gene encoding UDP-N-acetylbacillosamine transaminase, with translation MDRVFLSPPNMSGKEQEYISEVFKSNYIAPLGEYVNKFEASIKTYTGAKDALALSSGTAGLHLALRVLGVGQGDVVLASSFTFMASVSPILYEKATPIFIDCDESWNLSPELLKKAITKASKKPKALVLTHLYGQASKMREIVEICQNEGIALVEDAAEALGGFYDGKALGTFGRLGVYSFNGNKIITTSGGGMLVGDEALVEKARFYSTQAREPFLHYEHSDYGYNYRLSNILGAVGVAQMEILEQRVLAKRAVFEIYERELNGVIEFMPELENSRGNRWLTTGIFKEKGVHLRVIEALSKQNIESRPLWKPMHLQPVFKGALSVVDGTSESLFERGICLPSGSCLDEKTQERVIKIIKESV, from the coding sequence ATGGATAGGGTTTTTTTATCGCCACCAAACATGAGTGGCAAAGAGCAAGAGTATATAAGTGAAGTTTTTAAAAGTAACTACATAGCACCGCTTGGTGAGTATGTAAATAAATTTGAAGCAAGCATAAAGACCTATACTGGCGCAAAAGATGCACTAGCACTTAGTTCAGGCACGGCTGGACTTCATCTGGCACTTAGGGTTTTGGGCGTTGGGCAGGGCGATGTGGTGCTTGCGTCTAGCTTTACATTTATGGCGTCAGTTTCGCCGATACTTTATGAAAAGGCAACGCCGATTTTTATAGACTGTGATGAGAGTTGGAATTTAAGTCCAGAGCTACTAAAAAAAGCGATAACCAAAGCTTCTAAAAAGCCAAAAGCCTTGGTTTTAACGCACCTTTATGGGCAGGCTTCAAAGATGCGTGAGATAGTTGAAATTTGCCAAAATGAAGGCATAGCACTTGTTGAAGATGCGGCTGAGGCACTTGGCGGATTTTATGATGGCAAGGCACTTGGAACATTTGGAAGGCTTGGAGTTTATAGCTTTAATGGCAACAAAATCATCACAACAAGCGGCGGTGGAATGCTTGTAGGCGATGAAGCACTGGTAGAAAAAGCTCGTTTTTATAGCACTCAAGCTCGCGAGCCGTTTTTGCATTATGAACATAGCGACTATGGATATAACTACCGCCTTAGCAACATTTTGGGCGCTGTTGGCGTGGCGCAAATGGAAATTTTAGAACAAAGAGTTTTAGCAAAAAGGGCTGTTTTTGAAATTTATGAGCGTGAGCTTAATGGTGTGATCGAGTTTATGCCAGAGCTTGAAAACTCTCGCGGTAATCGCTGGCTAACAACTGGCATTTTTAAAGAAAAAGGCGTGCATTTACGCGTGATAGAGGCACTTTCTAAGCAAAATATCGAAAGCCGTCCATTGTGGAAACCTATGCATTTACAGCCTGTTTTTAAAGGTGCTTTAAGCGTAGTTGATGGCACGAGCGAGAGCTTGTTTGAGCGTGGAATTTGCTTACCGAGCGGCTCTTGTTTAGATGAAAAAACGCAAGAGCGAGTTATAAAAATCATAAAAGAGAGCGTTTGA
- the pglF gene encoding UDP-N-acetylglucosamine 4,6-dehydratase (configuration-retaining) encodes MSDFQAVFKATKLKRLVFFVLADTLIFVASIYFAYLLRFNGNIPEIFYNGLFVTMGLLVVFKLVFMWIFKIYKVPWRFFGLNEARKIFLAHICATVLFSVIYFIVQDYLNPYPQSVISIDLLISCLMVGALRISKRMFLDFSTKPHKGEPCIVFGATTKAIHVLNGLRQGYLDYYAVGVVDGRADLIGTYCDGFLVQDKVEIPAIIKEYNVKTAIIALALSQDDLQVIFDELTSYGIRDVKMFSLVENEPIKDISIEDLLARKPKDLDPQIIANFLKDKVALVTGAGGSIGSEICKQCLKFGVKQLIMVDHSEYNLYKIAEDTKDVRTVSKLVNIINFDELKAIFYEFKPEIVLHAAAYKHVPLCELNPRSAVENNIMGTKHVIDLSKYYGVKKVVMISSDKAVRPTNIMGTTKRVCELYALNSNQQGVCEIVCVRFGNVLGSSGSVIPKFKEQIAKNKPLSVTHPDITRYFMLTSEACQLVLQAASIANGGELFVLDMGEPIKIVDLAKKMLILSKKEHLGIEFVGLRTGEKLYEELLINADDAKTKFESIFVTRSDPYDLELLNAQIKELLTLENAQISAALKNIVPEFNHALNN; translated from the coding sequence ATGAGTGACTTTCAGGCGGTATTTAAGGCGACTAAACTAAAGCGTTTAGTGTTTTTTGTTCTTGCTGATACTTTGATATTTGTAGCATCTATATATTTTGCATATTTGCTTAGATTTAATGGAAATATCCCCGAAATTTTTTATAATGGACTTTTTGTCACGATGGGGCTGTTGGTTGTTTTTAAGCTTGTTTTTATGTGGATCTTTAAAATTTATAAGGTGCCTTGGAGATTTTTTGGACTAAATGAGGCGCGCAAAATTTTCCTAGCACACATTTGTGCAACTGTGCTTTTTAGTGTGATATATTTCATAGTGCAAGATTATCTAAATCCATATCCTCAAAGCGTTATCTCGATAGATCTTTTGATATCTTGTCTTATGGTGGGAGCTTTAAGAATTTCAAAGCGTATGTTTCTTGACTTTTCGACAAAACCGCATAAGGGCGAGCCTTGCATAGTCTTTGGCGCAACAACAAAGGCTATACATGTTTTAAACGGACTAAGGCAGGGATATCTTGATTATTATGCGGTGGGTGTAGTTGATGGTAGAGCAGATCTTATCGGCACATATTGTGATGGTTTTTTGGTTCAAGATAAGGTAGAAATTCCGGCTATTATAAAAGAGTACAATGTAAAAACTGCCATCATCGCACTTGCTCTAAGTCAAGATGATTTACAAGTTATCTTTGATGAGCTAACAAGTTATGGAATTCGCGATGTAAAGATGTTTTCGCTTGTTGAAAATGAGCCGATAAAAGATATATCTATCGAGGATCTTTTGGCGCGAAAACCAAAAGATTTAGATCCTCAAATCATCGCAAATTTCTTAAAAGATAAAGTCGCACTCGTAACTGGGGCTGGCGGTAGTATCGGAAGTGAGATATGCAAACAATGTTTAAAATTTGGCGTTAAACAGCTTATAATGGTTGATCATAGCGAGTATAATCTTTATAAGATCGCAGAAGACACAAAAGATGTAAGAACCGTTAGTAAGTTAGTAAATATCATAAATTTTGATGAACTAAAGGCTATTTTTTATGAGTTTAAACCAGAGATAGTTTTACATGCAGCTGCTTATAAGCATGTTCCTCTTTGTGAGCTAAACCCGCGCTCAGCCGTTGAAAATAATATCATGGGAACAAAACATGTTATAGATCTATCAAAATACTATGGCGTAAAAAAAGTTGTGATGATAAGCTCAGATAAGGCTGTTCGTCCAACAAACATAATGGGCACAACAAAGCGCGTTTGCGAACTTTATGCACTAAATTCAAACCAACAAGGCGTATGCGAGATAGTTTGTGTTCGCTTTGGAAATGTACTTGGTTCATCTGGTTCAGTTATACCAAAATTTAAAGAGCAGATAGCTAAAAACAAACCACTAAGTGTTACGCACCCTGATATTACGCGCTATTTTATGCTAACAAGTGAGGCTTGCCAGCTTGTCTTGCAGGCTGCTTCTATTGCAAATGGGGGCGAACTTTTTGTGCTTGATATGGGCGAACCTATAAAGATAGTTGATCTTGCCAAAAAGATGCTTATACTCTCTAAAAAAGAGCATCTCGGGATAGAATTTGTTGGGCTTAGAACTGGAGAAAAGCTTTATGAAGAGCTGCTTATAAATGCTGATGACGCAAAGACAAAGTTTGAAAGCATATTTGTAACACGCTCAGATCCATATGATTTAGAGCTTTTAAATGCCCAGATAAAAGAGCTTTTAACTCTTGAAAATGCTCAAATTTCAGCTGCACTTAAAAACATAGTGCCTGAGTTTAACCATGCATTAAATAACTAA